A single Thermaerobacter sp. FW80 DNA region contains:
- the atpH gene encoding ATP synthase F1 subunit delta, with protein sequence MRRRPLAQRYARVLYDLGRESSELDRLAADLDRVLDVFDEHPELRQRFVSLAVPAREKFELIASVFGDRVHRWVGNLLRLLVRRRREALLPDIVAEFTALRDREAGVVEAEVEAAAELDAATRQRLEEELARTLGARRVRLAVRVRPELLGGLVVKVGDRRLDASLRRRLLQLHRQLATGGGA encoded by the coding sequence ATGAGGCGTCGTCCCCTGGCCCAGCGCTACGCCCGGGTGCTCTACGACCTCGGCCGCGAGAGCAGTGAACTCGACCGCCTGGCCGCCGACCTGGACCGGGTGCTGGACGTCTTCGACGAGCACCCGGAGCTGCGCCAGCGCTTCGTCAGCCTGGCCGTCCCGGCGCGCGAGAAGTTCGAGCTGATCGCCTCGGTCTTCGGGGACCGGGTCCACCGCTGGGTGGGCAACCTGCTGCGCCTGCTGGTCCGCCGCCGGCGGGAGGCCCTGTTGCCGGACATCGTGGCCGAGTTCACTGCCCTGCGCGACCGGGAGGCGGGCGTGGTGGAGGCCGAGGTGGAGGCGGCGGCAGAGCTGGATGCCGCCACCCGCCAGCGCCTGGAGGAGGAGCTGGCCCGCACCCTGGGAGCCCGCCGGGTGCGCCTGGCGGTGCGGGTTCGTCCGGAGCTCTTGGGCGGACTGGTGGTGAAGGTCGGCGATCGTCGCCTGGATGCCAGCCTGCGCCGGCGGCTGCTGCAGCTGCATCGGCAGCTGGCCACCGGCGGCGGTGCGTAG
- a CDS encoding ATP synthase F0 subunit C — protein MEGITGIAFFSALAVIGLAIAAIGSATGQARAAAAALDAIWRQPEAAGRIQTVLILSLAFLESLTLFTFALAFLFAGRVAG, from the coding sequence GTGGAAGGGATCACCGGCATTGCTTTCTTCTCCGCGTTGGCCGTCATCGGTCTGGCCATCGCGGCGATCGGCTCGGCCACCGGACAGGCCCGGGCTGCGGCCGCGGCGTTGGATGCCATCTGGCGCCAGCCCGAGGCGGCCGGCCGGATCCAGACGGTGCTCATCCTGTCGCTGGCCTTCCTCGAGTCGCTGACCCTGTTCACCTTCGCCCTCGCCTTCCTGTTCGCCGGCCGGGTGGCCGGCTGA
- the atpF gene encoding F0F1 ATP synthase subunit B: protein MHVSPELIWSFINFFFFVAVLGKFFWRPVMELLDRRREEIEANLAAAERAREEAARSEAEYRQRLAAAQREAQSILERATQLAEEERQQRLEAARREAEQLLERARATIEREKEQAIAALRREVADLTLLATERVLGRALDAEDQRRLVAEAVEEVANLR, encoded by the coding sequence GTGCACGTTTCTCCGGAGTTGATCTGGTCGTTCATCAACTTCTTCTTTTTCGTCGCCGTGTTGGGCAAGTTCTTCTGGCGGCCGGTGATGGAGCTGCTGGATCGGCGCCGCGAGGAGATCGAGGCCAACCTGGCGGCGGCCGAACGGGCCCGCGAAGAGGCGGCCCGCAGCGAGGCCGAGTACCGGCAGCGCCTGGCGGCGGCCCAGCGCGAGGCCCAGAGCATCCTGGAGCGGGCCACCCAGTTGGCCGAGGAGGAGCGCCAGCAGCGGCTCGAGGCCGCGCGCCGCGAGGCGGAGCAGCTGCTGGAGCGGGCGCGGGCGACCATCGAACGGGAGAAGGAGCAGGCCATCGCCGCCCTGCGGCGCGAGGTGGCCGACCTCACGCTGCTCGCCACGGAGCGGGTGCTGGGCCGGGCCCTGGACGCCGAAGATCAACGGCGCCTGGTGGCCGAGGCCGTGGAAGAGGTGGCGAACCTGCGATGA